From Afipia carboxidovorans OM5, one genomic window encodes:
- a CDS encoding DUF1345 domain-containing protein, with the protein MAQNKPAPGTRSAPRDDDRLARFRRMPKVVRIVYARPRFFIAFAVGLLAVFLLPAALPSTTRLLIGWDIALALYLALAYTTICLGAHTNIRHIVARQDDGRFLVLALTSIAAFASLAAIVFELAAPHRGAIQLALAVTTILMSWIAIHTTFALHYAHEYYRGEKPGGLAFPGGHDPDYWDFVYFSFVIGMTAQVSDVGITDKMIRRTATAHGITSFLFNTALLALMVNIAASAL; encoded by the coding sequence ATGGCGCAAAACAAACCCGCCCCCGGCACCAGAAGCGCGCCTCGCGACGACGATCGCCTTGCCCGCTTCCGGCGCATGCCGAAGGTTGTGCGGATCGTTTATGCCCGGCCGCGCTTCTTCATCGCATTCGCCGTCGGCCTTCTCGCCGTATTTCTCCTGCCCGCCGCGCTGCCGTCGACCACGCGGCTGCTGATCGGCTGGGACATTGCACTCGCGCTCTATCTTGCGCTCGCCTACACCACGATCTGTCTTGGCGCGCACACCAACATTCGCCACATCGTCGCGAGACAGGACGACGGCCGCTTTCTCGTGCTGGCGCTCACCTCGATCGCCGCCTTCGCAAGCCTCGCCGCCATCGTGTTCGAGCTTGCCGCGCCCCATCGCGGGGCGATACAACTCGCGCTGGCGGTGACAACCATCCTGATGTCGTGGATCGCGATCCACACCACCTTCGCCTTGCATTACGCGCACGAATATTATCGTGGTGAGAAGCCCGGCGGCCTTGCGTTTCCGGGCGGGCACGATCCGGACTATTGGGATTTTGTCTATTTCTCGTTCGTGATCGGCATGACGGCGCAGGTCTCCGATGTCGGCATCACCGACAAGATGATTCGCCGTACGGCAACCGCACACGGGATTACATCGTTCTTGTTCAATACCGCGCTGCTTGCGTTGATGGTGAATATCGCCGCGAGCGCGCTCTGA
- a CDS encoding polyprenyl synthetase family protein: MTTAPTQTAPTQDFSKLLDATAADTEALLDRLLSERPEQGEIERPHRLIEAMRYSSLNGGKRLRPFLVVASAAIFNVPREGALMAGAALECIHCYSLIHDDLPSMDNSDLRRGRPTSHKKFDEATAILAGDSLLTLAFDIITRDEVHRDPTVRLLLTRALARAAGIGGMAGGQIMDLAGEGRFGDKEPPDVAKLQQMKTGALLKYGCIAGALLGQASKDQYAALDAYGHAFGEAFQIADDLLDVEGDAAALGKPAGQDAALGKTTFVTQLGIDGAKRRLQDLLSQADAALAPFGAKGDTLRAAARFVAERQN; this comes from the coding sequence ATGACCACGGCCCCGACCCAGACCGCCCCAACCCAGGATTTCAGCAAGCTGCTCGACGCCACCGCAGCCGACACCGAGGCGCTGCTCGACCGGTTGCTGTCGGAGCGGCCCGAGCAAGGCGAGATCGAGCGGCCGCACCGGCTGATCGAGGCGATGCGCTATTCGAGCCTCAACGGCGGCAAGCGGCTGCGGCCATTTCTCGTGGTGGCAAGTGCTGCGATATTCAACGTCCCGCGCGAGGGTGCGCTGATGGCCGGCGCAGCGCTCGAGTGCATCCACTGCTACTCGCTGATCCACGACGATCTGCCCTCGATGGACAATTCCGATCTGCGGCGGGGACGGCCGACCTCGCACAAGAAGTTCGACGAGGCGACCGCGATCCTCGCTGGCGACTCGCTGCTCACACTCGCGTTCGACATCATCACCCGCGATGAGGTGCATCGTGACCCGACGGTGCGGCTGTTGTTGACACGCGCGCTCGCACGCGCCGCCGGCATCGGCGGCATGGCGGGCGGTCAGATCATGGATCTCGCGGGCGAAGGCCGCTTCGGTGACAAGGAGCCGCCGGATGTCGCGAAGCTCCAGCAGATGAAGACCGGCGCGCTCCTGAAATACGGCTGCATCGCCGGTGCGCTGCTCGGTCAGGCATCAAAAGACCAGTACGCGGCACTTGACGCCTATGGTCATGCGTTTGGCGAGGCCTTCCAGATTGCCGACGACCTTCTCGACGTCGAGGGCGATGCGGCCGCGCTCGGCAAGCCTGCCGGACAGGACGCGGCACTCGGCAAGACCACCTTCGTCACCCAACTCGGCATTGACGGTGCGAAGCGCCGCCTGCAGGACCTGCTAAGCCAAGCCGATGCGGCGCTGGCGCCGTTCGGTGCCAAGGGCGATACTCTGCGCGCCGCCGCGCGCTTCGTCGCGGAGCGTCAAAACTAA
- the mtgA gene encoding monofunctional biosynthetic peptidoglycan transglycosylase — MKFPIRHPIRAVLLLALAILLLPYVLVPVYSVGHPVSLLMVGRYLTGAPVTRTWVDIEAISPALPRSVVAAEDARFCSHRGIDWGSISDILEDAEDGEVARGGSTITQQVAKNLFLWPGRSYVRKALEFPLALWIDFILPKKRILELYLNVAEWGPNGQFGAEAGARHAFGKGAGALSPHQAALLAATLPNPVTRSARAPSAHIRRLAGTYTARARSAAISACWSRNS; from the coding sequence ATGAAATTCCCGATCAGACACCCGATCCGAGCGGTCTTGCTGCTGGCTCTCGCCATCCTGCTGCTGCCCTATGTTCTGGTGCCGGTCTACTCGGTGGGCCATCCGGTGTCGCTCCTGATGGTCGGCCGCTATCTGACCGGCGCGCCGGTCACGCGGACCTGGGTCGATATCGAGGCGATCTCGCCGGCCTTGCCGCGCTCCGTGGTGGCGGCGGAGGATGCGCGGTTCTGCAGCCATCGCGGTATCGATTGGGGCTCGATCAGCGACATTCTGGAGGATGCCGAGGACGGCGAGGTAGCGCGCGGCGGTTCGACTATCACCCAGCAGGTCGCCAAGAACCTATTTCTGTGGCCGGGGCGCAGCTACGTGCGCAAGGCGCTTGAGTTCCCGCTGGCGCTGTGGATCGATTTTATTCTGCCGAAAAAGCGGATTCTTGAGCTTTATCTGAATGTTGCCGAATGGGGACCCAATGGGCAGTTCGGCGCCGAGGCGGGCGCCCGCCATGCTTTCGGCAAGGGAGCGGGAGCGCTTTCGCCGCATCAGGCCGCGCTTCTCGCGGCGACCTTGCCCAATCCGGTAACCCGGAGCGCCCGCGCGCCCAGCGCCCATATCCGCCGTCTGGCGGGTACCTATACGGCGCGGGCTCGTTCGGCCGCGATTTCCGCCTGCTGGAGCCGGAATTCTTGA
- the rpmF gene encoding 50S ribosomal protein L32 codes for MAVPRRKTSPSRRGMRRSADALKKPTYVEDKDSGELRRPHHLDLKTGMYKGRQVLKVKKED; via the coding sequence ATGGCCGTTCCCCGCAGAAAAACCTCGCCATCCCGCCGCGGCATGCGCCGCTCGGCCGATGCGCTCAAGAAGCCGACCTACGTTGAAGACAAGGATTCCGGCGAATTGCGTCGTCCGCATCACCTCGACCTGAAGACCGGCATGTACAAGGGCCGTCAGGTTTTGAAGGTGAAGAAGGAAGACTAA
- a CDS encoding bifunctional diguanylate cyclase/phosphodiesterase, with translation MSAAQTSSAISLPGAGPRGQSDAVDTVLSCLGQATFTWDIVGDSLSWSANIEEVLPGVPVEALAWGSEFAKLIEPHPHVRREAVMGGSGQDQGQGVYYQIEYGIRARMSAPVIWVEETGRWFAAADGSPAYVRGILRLNNERHAHDEQLRKLSQHDPLTGDLNRTHLVAALAEALEEASRFRTSFAFMLLGIDHLARLNEAFGFDVADEVICEVSQRLRARLRGGDVLGRFSGNKFGLILKNCSADEMQIAAERFLAGIRNEVVPTASGPVSLTASIGAISAPRYARTADEAMSRTQEALEAAKARRHGSFLVWHPDVERDAQRRANIRVTDEIVTALNENRVVMAFEPVVETASRKPAFYECLVRLRQSGGEASLAPDIVPVAEKLGLIRLVDHRVLELVVDELARSPQVELSLNISPDTTTDPDWWASIDTLFHAHPGVAERMIVEITETVAIQDIDDVRGFVTRLKDFGSRIAIDDFGAGYTSFRNLRKLGVDIVKIDGAFVQNIARSADDRAFVQTMVDLAHRLGLKTVAEWVQDEEAAALLQGWGCDYIQGRLTSLASTQRPWETT, from the coding sequence GTGTCCGCAGCTCAAACATCATCTGCGATCTCCCTGCCGGGGGCTGGCCCTCGCGGCCAGTCTGATGCCGTCGATACGGTTCTCTCGTGTCTGGGGCAGGCGACGTTCACCTGGGACATCGTGGGAGACTCGCTGTCGTGGAGCGCGAACATCGAGGAGGTCCTGCCGGGGGTGCCGGTGGAGGCGCTCGCGTGGGGATCGGAATTCGCCAAACTGATTGAGCCGCATCCGCACGTCCGTCGCGAGGCGGTGATGGGCGGTTCGGGGCAGGATCAGGGGCAGGGCGTCTACTATCAGATCGAATATGGGATCCGGGCGCGGATGTCGGCGCCGGTGATCTGGGTCGAGGAGACCGGCCGGTGGTTCGCGGCCGCCGATGGCAGCCCGGCCTATGTGCGGGGCATCCTGCGCCTCAACAACGAACGTCATGCCCATGATGAGCAACTGCGCAAACTCTCGCAGCACGATCCGCTGACGGGTGATCTCAATCGCACGCATCTGGTCGCGGCGCTGGCCGAGGCGTTGGAGGAGGCGTCGCGGTTTCGCACCTCGTTTGCTTTCATGCTGCTCGGCATCGATCACCTTGCGCGTCTCAATGAAGCGTTCGGCTTCGATGTCGCCGACGAGGTGATCTGCGAAGTCTCGCAGCGGCTCCGCGCGCGGTTGCGTGGCGGCGATGTGCTGGGACGCTTTTCCGGCAACAAGTTCGGGCTCATCCTGAAGAACTGCAGCGCCGACGAAATGCAGATCGCGGCCGAGCGGTTTCTTGCCGGCATCCGCAACGAGGTGGTACCGACGGCCTCAGGCCCGGTGTCGCTTACGGCTTCGATCGGCGCGATCTCCGCGCCGCGCTATGCCCGTACTGCGGATGAGGCGATGAGCCGAACACAGGAAGCACTCGAGGCTGCGAAGGCGCGCCGCCACGGCTCGTTCCTCGTCTGGCATCCCGATGTCGAGCGCGATGCGCAGCGCCGCGCCAATATCCGCGTCACCGATGAAATCGTCACCGCGCTCAACGAGAACCGTGTCGTCATGGCGTTCGAGCCGGTGGTTGAGACGGCCTCGCGCAAGCCGGCCTTTTACGAGTGTCTGGTGCGTCTGCGCCAGAGCGGCGGCGAAGCTTCGCTCGCACCCGACATTGTGCCGGTCGCCGAAAAGCTCGGTCTGATCCGGCTTGTCGATCATCGGGTGCTCGAACTTGTCGTAGACGAACTGGCGCGCTCGCCTCAGGTCGAGCTCAGTCTCAACATCTCGCCCGACACCACGACTGATCCGGACTGGTGGGCGAGCATCGATACGCTGTTTCATGCGCATCCCGGCGTGGCCGAGCGGATGATCGTCGAGATCACCGAGACGGTCGCGATTCAGGATATCGACGACGTCCGCGGGTTTGTCACCCGCCTCAAGGATTTCGGAAGCCGCATTGCGATCGACGATTTCGGTGCGGGTTACACCTCGTTCCGCAACCTGCGCAAGCTTGGCGTCGATATCGTCAAGATCGACGGCGCGTTTGTGCAAAATATCGCACGCTCGGCCGACGATCGCGCCTTCGTGCAGACCATGGTCGATCTTGCCCATCGGCTTGGGCTGAAGACCGTCGCCGAATGGGTGCAAGATGAAGAGGCGGCTGCCCTGCTGCAGGGCTGGGGCTGCGATTACATCCAGGGCCGGCTCACCAGCCTCGCTTCGACGCAGAGGCCGTGGGAGACGACGTAA
- a CDS encoding FkbM family methyltransferase, with the protein MHNPGRKLAFVLASSSHGTMIVNRMDRHMVSADAGYGVGFQILETGAFDPGEVNLALQTLALRRRHYGDGVVALDCGANIGVHTIEWAAAMTGWGSVLAIEAQERIFYALAGNIAINNCFNAIAINAAVSSESGTMQVPNPDYLTAASFGSLEMRQSPTNEFIGQPIDYSPDATVEVRKLAIDGFNLPRLDFIKIDIEGMEMEALEGAAQTIGRTHPILLIESIKTDGAQLHAWLERQGYVITPAGINVLAIHSSDKTLGDLRRE; encoded by the coding sequence ATGCACAACCCCGGCCGCAAGCTCGCCTTTGTTCTCGCCTCCTCGAGCCACGGCACGATGATCGTGAACCGGATGGACCGCCATATGGTCAGCGCCGATGCGGGCTACGGCGTCGGCTTTCAAATTCTGGAAACCGGCGCTTTCGATCCTGGGGAGGTCAACCTCGCGCTTCAGACCCTGGCTCTGCGGCGGCGCCATTACGGCGACGGCGTCGTTGCCCTCGATTGCGGCGCCAATATCGGCGTCCATACCATCGAGTGGGCGGCAGCGATGACCGGCTGGGGATCGGTGCTCGCGATCGAAGCCCAGGAGCGCATCTTCTATGCACTCGCCGGCAACATCGCGATCAACAACTGCTTCAACGCCATCGCCATCAATGCGGCCGTGTCGTCGGAGAGCGGCACAATGCAAGTCCCCAACCCGGACTATCTCACGGCGGCAAGTTTCGGCAGCCTCGAAATGCGCCAGAGCCCGACCAATGAATTCATCGGCCAGCCGATCGACTATTCACCAGACGCCACCGTCGAGGTGCGCAAGCTCGCGATCGACGGCTTCAACCTGCCGCGACTCGACTTCATCAAGATCGACATCGAAGGTATGGAGATGGAAGCGCTGGAGGGCGCCGCTCAGACGATCGGCCGGACACATCCGATCCTGTTGATCGAGTCGATCAAGACCGACGGCGCGCAGTTGCATGCATGGCTCGAGCGGCAGGGTTACGTCATCACGCCGGCAGGCATCAACGTGCTGGCGATTCACAGCTCGGATAAAACGCTCGGCGATCTTCGGCGGGAATAG
- the phaR gene encoding polyhydroxyalkanoate synthesis repressor PhaR, whose protein sequence is MAKSDHPITIKKYANRRLYNTGTSTYVTLEDLASMVKDGEDFLVYDAKTGEDITRSVLAQIIFEQENKAGQNLLPTTFLRQLIRFYGDSMQMVVPKYLEQSIETLTREQEKFRKHMTDTFSGTPFAPLEEHVRRNMEMFERTFAMFKPFAAPTRNASETPTSSSPEQSSDNTDIDELKRQMKEMQERLERMSKPSGESS, encoded by the coding sequence ATGGCGAAATCCGACCACCCGATTACGATCAAAAAATACGCCAACCGGCGCCTCTACAACACCGGCACCAGCACTTACGTCACCCTCGAAGACCTCGCGAGCATGGTCAAGGACGGTGAAGACTTCCTCGTCTATGACGCCAAGACCGGCGAGGACATTACCCGCTCCGTGCTCGCCCAGATCATTTTCGAACAGGAAAACAAAGCGGGACAAAACCTTCTGCCGACCACCTTCCTGCGCCAGTTGATCCGCTTCTACGGCGACAGCATGCAGATGGTGGTGCCGAAATATCTCGAACAGTCGATCGAGACGCTGACGCGAGAGCAGGAAAAATTCCGCAAGCACATGACCGACACTTTCAGCGGCACGCCGTTTGCGCCGCTCGAAGAACACGTCCGCCGCAACATGGAAATGTTCGAGCGGACGTTTGCCATGTTCAAGCCGTTTGCCGCGCCGACCCGCAATGCGAGCGAGACACCGACCTCATCCTCGCCCGAGCAATCGTCGGACAATACCGACATCGATGAGCTCAAGCGCCAGATGAAGGAAATGCAGGAGCGGCTCGAGCGGATGTCGAAGCCCTCGGGCGAGTCGAGCTGA
- a CDS encoding acetyl-CoA C-acetyltransferase, producing the protein MSDDVVIVSAARTPVGSFNGAFATVPAHELGAVAIKGALERAGVDPSQVSEVIMGQILTAGQGQNPARQASIRAGIPVGSPAWGINQLCGSGLRAVALGYQALKNGDSEIAVAGGQESMSMAPHAQYLRGGVKMGNTELIDTMIKDGLWDAFNGYHMGTTAENVAKQYQITRQQQDEFAVSSQQKAEAAQKAGRFKDEIVPFIVKSRKGEITVDTDEYPRHGATLEAMAKLRPAFEKEGSVTAGNASGINDGAAALVLMTASRAAKEGKTPLARIVSWAQAGVDPSIMGTGPIPSSRRALQKAGWKIEDLDLIEANEAFAAQACAVNKDLGWDTSKVNVNGGAIAIGHPVGASGARVLTTLLFEMQKRDSKKGLATLCIGGGMGIAMCVERD; encoded by the coding sequence ATGTCAGACGATGTCGTCATCGTCAGCGCCGCCCGTACTCCGGTTGGCTCGTTCAACGGTGCGTTTGCCACTGTGCCGGCGCATGAACTCGGCGCTGTCGCAATCAAGGGTGCTCTCGAGCGCGCGGGCGTCGACCCCTCGCAGGTCTCAGAAGTCATCATGGGTCAGATTCTCACGGCGGGGCAGGGTCAGAATCCGGCGCGTCAGGCGTCGATCAGGGCTGGCATTCCGGTCGGAAGCCCGGCCTGGGGCATCAACCAGCTCTGCGGCTCAGGCTTGCGGGCGGTCGCGCTCGGCTATCAGGCGTTGAAGAACGGCGATTCCGAAATTGCCGTCGCCGGTGGCCAGGAATCCATGAGCATGGCCCCGCATGCGCAGTATCTGCGCGGTGGCGTGAAGATGGGCAACACCGAACTGATCGACACCATGATCAAGGATGGACTGTGGGATGCCTTTAACGGCTATCACATGGGTACCACCGCCGAGAACGTCGCCAAGCAATATCAGATCACCCGCCAGCAGCAGGATGAATTCGCCGTCTCCTCTCAGCAGAAGGCGGAAGCGGCGCAGAAAGCCGGCCGGTTCAAGGACGAGATCGTGCCGTTCATCGTCAAGTCGCGCAAGGGCGAGATCACCGTCGACACCGACGAATATCCGCGCCACGGCGCGACCCTTGAGGCGATGGCGAAGCTGCGCCCGGCCTTCGAGAAGGAAGGCTCCGTCACCGCAGGCAATGCGTCGGGCATCAATGACGGCGCGGCCGCTCTTGTCCTGATGACGGCATCGCGGGCGGCGAAGGAAGGCAAGACCCCGCTTGCCCGCATCGTCTCCTGGGCGCAGGCCGGCGTCGATCCTTCGATCATGGGCACCGGGCCGATCCCGTCCTCGCGCCGTGCGCTGCAGAAAGCCGGCTGGAAGATCGAGGACCTCGACCTCATCGAGGCGAACGAGGCGTTTGCCGCACAGGCCTGCGCGGTCAACAAGGATCTCGGCTGGGATACCTCGAAGGTCAACGTCAATGGCGGCGCCATCGCGATCGGCCACCCGGTCGGTGCATCCGGTGCGCGCGTACTGACGACCTTGCTGTTCGAGATGCAGAAGCGCGATTCCAAGAAAGGGCTCGCGACACTTTGCATCGGCGGCGGCATGGGCATTGCCATGTGCGTGGAGCGCGACTGA
- the phbB gene encoding acetoacetyl-CoA reductase has product MTRTALVTGGTRGIGAAISKALKEAGYKVAASYAGNDEAAAKFKAETGIAVYKWDVASFDACADGVKKVESEVGPIDVLVNNAGITRDVPFHKMTLDQWNAVINTNLGSLFNMSRQVIEGMRARKFGRIINISSINGQKGQFGQVNYSASKAGDIGFTKALALETARGGITVNAICPGYINTEMVQAVPKDVLEQKILPLIPANRLGEPSEIARAVVFLASDDAGFVTGSTLSVNGGQYLA; this is encoded by the coding sequence ATGACGCGCACGGCATTGGTGACGGGCGGGACCCGCGGCATCGGAGCGGCTATCAGCAAGGCGCTGAAAGAGGCCGGTTACAAGGTTGCGGCGAGCTATGCCGGCAACGACGAGGCGGCCGCGAAGTTCAAGGCCGAGACGGGGATCGCCGTCTACAAATGGGATGTCGCGTCGTTCGATGCCTGCGCCGACGGCGTGAAGAAGGTCGAAAGCGAAGTTGGGCCGATCGACGTGCTCGTCAATAACGCCGGCATTACGCGTGACGTGCCGTTTCACAAGATGACGCTCGATCAATGGAATGCCGTGATCAACACCAACCTCGGATCGCTGTTCAATATGTCGCGGCAGGTGATCGAGGGCATGCGTGCACGCAAGTTCGGACGCATCATCAATATCTCCTCCATCAATGGTCAGAAGGGGCAGTTCGGCCAGGTCAACTATTCGGCCTCGAAGGCAGGCGACATCGGCTTCACCAAGGCGCTTGCGCTCGAGACCGCGCGCGGCGGCATCACTGTCAATGCGATCTGCCCTGGCTACATCAACACCGAGATGGTGCAGGCGGTGCCGAAGGATGTGCTCGAACAGAAGATCCTGCCGCTGATTCCGGCGAACCGGCTCGGTGAGCCAAGCGAGATTGCGCGCGCCGTGGTATTCCTCGCATCCGACGATGCGGGTTTTGTTACCGGCTCGACACTGTCGGTCAACGGCGGGCAATATCTCGCATAA
- a CDS encoding DMT family transporter produces MRSSTATLIGLVALVLWSALAALTVATGTIPPFQLLAMTFAIGALASMAGWIARPSAIVALRQRPVVWLVGIGGLFGYHALYFLALRLAPPAEAGLLNYLWPLLIVLMSAWLPGERLALHHVAGALLGFAGVVMLFDGDLSGALEGRYAPGFIVALGAAFVWAAYSVLSRKFGQVPTDAVTGFCAVTAVLAALTHIVIEKTVMPETATQWLAILALGLGPVGLAFYAWDIGMKRGDIRLLGAASYATPLLSTLLLVVVGYAKPTSSLGLAALLIAGGGLLAAKDALWKKPSPRG; encoded by the coding sequence ATGCGTTCTTCCACTGCGACTTTGATCGGCCTTGTCGCGCTGGTGCTGTGGTCGGCACTCGCGGCGCTCACGGTGGCAACCGGGACGATCCCGCCGTTTCAACTCCTCGCCATGACGTTTGCAATCGGTGCGCTTGCGAGCATGGCAGGCTGGATCGCGCGGCCTTCTGCGATCGTCGCCCTGCGCCAGCGGCCGGTGGTATGGCTCGTCGGCATCGGCGGGTTGTTCGGCTATCACGCGCTCTACTTTCTGGCGCTGCGCCTTGCGCCGCCGGCGGAAGCCGGCCTTCTGAACTATCTATGGCCGCTTCTCATCGTGCTGATGTCGGCGTGGCTGCCGGGCGAACGGCTCGCGCTCCATCACGTGGCCGGCGCCCTTCTCGGATTCGCGGGTGTCGTGATGTTGTTCGATGGCGATCTCAGCGGCGCATTGGAGGGTCGCTATGCGCCGGGCTTTATCGTCGCGCTTGGGGCAGCGTTCGTCTGGGCCGCCTATTCGGTGCTGTCGCGTAAATTTGGCCAGGTGCCGACCGATGCCGTCACCGGCTTCTGTGCGGTGACGGCGGTGCTGGCCGCACTCACGCATATCGTCATTGAGAAAACAGTAATGCCGGAGACGGCCACGCAGTGGCTGGCGATTCTTGCGTTAGGTCTCGGCCCGGTCGGCCTTGCTTTCTATGCCTGGGATATCGGCATGAAGCGCGGCGACATCCGTCTTCTCGGTGCGGCGTCTTATGCAACACCGTTGCTGTCGACGCTGCTGTTGGTCGTCGTAGGCTATGCCAAGCCGACCTCATCGCTCGGCCTTGCTGCGCTGCTGATTGCGGGTGGCGGCCTTCTTGCAGCGAAGGATGCGCTCTGGAAGAAGCCCTCGCCGCGAGGCTGA
- a CDS encoding amidase: MKKGLAVLSIMALGCGSAAGAPFTIEEASIASIHNAIQTKETTCAAIVDQYLARIEAYNKKGPALNAVITINPKARDIAAKQDEEFAKTGKLAPLACIPVAVKDNYNTTDLPTTGGNLLFKDTIPSQESAVTSRLRAAGAIILMKTNLHEFALSGTTVSSLGGQTLNPYDLTRTPGGSSGGTGAAVAANFAAVGLGTDTVNSIRSPSSANSLVGFRTTKGLVSRAHVIPVSSTQDVVGPIARSVSDVAAMLDVLVGYDPADPVTARAIGHIPSSYTEALNAAGLKGARIGVLKSFVGKEPIHAEVTAAFDKAVEAFKAAGATVVEIDDSFFDAGTFNRDYDVQKWEFKPLFNAYLASLGDRAPVKSLTDLIASGQYDKQTLEKFLTASNAIENPGQEKDYLARLAKLDDLRDRLLNHMAKNELDAVIYPEQMRLVVPITETNQADRTGILAALTGFPAITVPMGFSKPGQNAPIGVPIGLDMIGRPFTEPLLIKYAYAFEQATKARRPPQSTPPLTK, translated from the coding sequence ATGAAAAAAGGATTGGCTGTCTTGTCCATCATGGCCTTGGGTTGCGGGAGCGCAGCAGGCGCTCCATTCACGATCGAGGAAGCGTCGATTGCATCGATCCATAACGCCATCCAGACCAAGGAGACCACCTGCGCGGCGATTGTCGATCAGTATCTGGCGCGGATCGAAGCCTATAACAAGAAAGGTCCGGCGCTCAACGCCGTCATCACCATCAATCCGAAAGCGCGGGATATCGCCGCAAAGCAGGACGAGGAGTTTGCAAAGACCGGCAAGCTCGCGCCCTTGGCCTGCATCCCGGTGGCGGTGAAAGACAACTACAACACCACGGATTTGCCGACGACCGGCGGCAACCTTCTGTTCAAGGACACCATTCCGTCGCAGGAAAGCGCGGTCACCAGCAGGCTGCGCGCTGCAGGCGCGATCATCCTCATGAAGACCAATCTGCATGAATTCGCGTTATCCGGCACGACGGTGAGTTCGCTCGGCGGCCAGACGCTGAACCCTTATGATTTGACGCGCACGCCGGGTGGCTCGAGCGGCGGCACCGGCGCGGCCGTGGCAGCGAACTTCGCGGCCGTCGGCCTTGGCACCGATACGGTGAACTCGATCCGCTCGCCTTCGTCCGCCAACAGTCTTGTCGGATTCCGGACCACGAAAGGCCTTGTCAGCCGCGCGCATGTCATTCCGGTCTCCAGCACGCAGGATGTCGTCGGCCCGATCGCGCGCTCGGTTTCCGATGTCGCTGCGATGCTCGACGTACTTGTTGGCTACGATCCGGCTGATCCTGTCACGGCGCGAGCCATCGGCCATATCCCTTCCTCTTATACGGAAGCCCTCAACGCCGCCGGACTGAAAGGCGCGCGCATCGGCGTGCTGAAATCCTTCGTCGGCAAGGAGCCGATCCATGCCGAGGTGACGGCTGCTTTTGACAAGGCGGTCGAGGCCTTCAAGGCTGCCGGCGCAACGGTCGTGGAGATCGACGATTCGTTCTTCGATGCCGGTACCTTCAACCGCGATTACGACGTCCAGAAATGGGAGTTCAAACCGCTCTTCAATGCCTACCTCGCCTCCCTCGGCGATCGCGCGCCGGTGAAGAGCCTTACCGATCTGATCGCTTCCGGCCAATACGACAAGCAGACGCTGGAGAAATTTCTCACCGCAAGCAACGCGATCGAAAATCCCGGGCAGGAGAAGGATTATCTCGCGCGCCTTGCGAAGCTCGACGATCTGCGTGATCGCCTGCTCAACCACATGGCGAAGAACGAACTCGACGCTGTGATCTATCCTGAGCAGATGCGCCTTGTCGTTCCCATCACCGAGACCAATCAGGCCGACCGCACCGGCATTCTCGCGGCACTGACCGGATTTCCGGCGATCACGGTGCCGATGGGATTTTCCAAGCCCGGCCAGAACGCGCCAATCGGGGTGCCGATCGGTCTCGACATGATCGGGCGGCCGTTCACCGAACCGCTGTTGATCAAATACGCCTATGCTTTCGAGCAGGCGACCAAGGCGCGGCGCCCGCCACAGAGCACGCCGCCGCTTACGAAATAA
- a CDS encoding cupin domain-containing protein, whose amino-acid sequence MSGASLTAAEVIARLGLTPHPEGGHFCETFRDARTDANGRALSTAIYFLLAEGEHSHWHRVDAVESWHYYAGDPLTLGIVENGTRRDILLGADLAAGEMPQAIVPAGAWQAARPLGKWTLVGCVVAPGFTFNGFELATPDFDPLA is encoded by the coding sequence ATGAGCGGCGCATCGCTCACGGCGGCCGAGGTGATTGCCCGTCTCGGCCTGACGCCGCACCCGGAAGGCGGGCATTTCTGCGAGACCTTTCGCGACGCCCGCACCGATGCGAACGGGCGCGCTTTATCTACTGCGATCTACTTTCTGCTGGCCGAAGGCGAACATTCGCACTGGCACCGTGTCGATGCGGTCGAGAGCTGGCACTATTACGCGGGCGACCCGTTGACGCTCGGCATTGTCGAGAACGGCACCCGCCGCGACATCCTGCTGGGTGCGGACCTTGCGGCAGGCGAAATGCCGCAAGCCATCGTGCCGGCAGGTGCATGGCAGGCGGCGCGGCCGCTCGGGAAGTGGACGCTGGTCGGTTGCGTGGTCGCGCCGGGATTTACGTTCAACGGTTTTGAGTTAGCCACACCGGATTTCGATCCGCTCGCCTGA